In Thermothelomyces thermophilus ATCC 42464 chromosome 2, complete sequence, a single window of DNA contains:
- a CDS encoding glycosyltransferase family 15 protein (CAZy_ID 267947), with the protein MAVARPVRALALTGVVLWCFFVWQLFKPTGSPKSPARVPLLSRERDPNLDPTGEPEGVLTYASGEYAPGPAGTARINATLLALVRNEELDGMLQSMRDLERTWNHKFNYPWTFFNDVPFTEEFKQKTQAETKAECRYELIPKEHWEVPSWINNDLFTESIKILKEKEVQYADKVSYHQMCRWNSGLFYKHPALENTQYYWRVEPNVHFFCDVDYDVFRYMRDNNKTYGFTINLYDSPESIPTLWPETVKFINEHPEYVHEHNAMNWLTDKTRRPSHNEKANGYSTCHFWSNFEIADMSFWRSKAYEDYFNHLDRAGGFFYERWGDAPVHSIALGLFEDKHRIHWFRDIGYQHIPFFNCPNSPKCKGCVTGRFTDGEAWLHDEDCRPLWFKFVGMG; encoded by the exons ATGGCGGTTGCTCGCCCCGTGAGGGCGCTGGCGCTGACGGGCGTTGTCCTGTGGTGTTTCTTTGTATGGCAGCTTTTCAAGCCAACAGGATCGCCCAAGAGCCCGGCCAGGGTCCCTCTCCTGTCGAGAGAGCGCGATCCTAATCTAGACC CCACCGGCGAGCCCGAGGGTGTTCTGACATATGCGTCCGGGGAGTACGCACCCGGCCCGGCCGGCACCGCACGCATCAACGCCACGCTTCTGGCCCTGGTGCGGAACGAAGAGCTTGACGGCATGCTGCAGTCGATGCGCGACCTCGAGAGGACATGGAATCACAAGTTCAACTACCCTTGGACCTTTTTCAACGACGTCCCGTTCACGGAGGAGTTCAAGCAAAAGACACAGGCTGAGACAAAGGCCGAGTGCAGATACG AACTGATCCCCAAGGAGCACTGGGAAGTGCCGTCATGGATCAACAACGATCTGTTCACCGAGTCGATCAAGATCctcaaggagaaggaggtgcAGTACGCCGACAAGGTGTCGTACCACCAGATGTGCCGCTGGAACAGCGGCCTCTTCTACAAGCACCCGGCGCTCGAGAATACGCAGTACTACTGGCGCGTCGAGCCCAATGTGCACTTCTTCTGCGACGTCGACTACGACGTGTTCCGCTACATGCGGGACAACAACAAGACGTACGGCTTCACCATCAACCTGTACGACTCGCCCGAGTCGATTCCCACCTTGTGGCCCGAGACGGTCAAGTTCATCAATGAGCATCCCGAATACGTGCACGAGCACAACGCCATGAACTGGCTGACGGACAAGACGCGCCGTCCGAGCCACAACGAGAAGGCCAACGGGTATTCGACCTGCCACTTCTGGAGCAATTTCGAGATTGCAGACATGTCCTTCTGGCGGAGCAAGGCGTACGAGGACTACTTTAACCACCTCGACCGGGCTGGCGGCTTCTTCTATGAGCGCTGGGGCGATGCTCCCGTGCACAGCATTGCCCTCGGCCTGTTTGAGGACAAGCATCGGATCCATTG GTTCCGCGACATTGGCTATCAACACATTCCCTTCTTCAACTGCCCGAACTCGCCCAAATGCAAAGGCTGCGTGACCGGCCGCTTCACCGACGGCGAGGCCTGGCTGCACGACGAAGACTGCCGGCCCCTCTGGTTCAAGTTTGTCGGCATGGGCTGA